One window from the genome of Echinicola vietnamensis DSM 17526 encodes:
- a CDS encoding Gfo/Idh/MocA family protein, whose translation MTKTIKAAIVGTGFIGPAHLEALRRIPNIEVIALCEVNQELAEEKAKLLGIPQAFTFEEMLKQPEIEVVHICTPNFLHYNQSKAALEAGKHVVCEKPLATKIDEAEALVALAKEKGLVNAVHFNLRYYPMVRQMKTMRENGELGDIYSIMGSYLQDWLYLNTDYNWRLEPDKSGDSRAIADIGSHLLDLTEYVTGLKITEVMADFSTVHKTRLKPLKPIETYSGKMLQESDYEEVPINTEDHATVLLRFDNGNKGSVTVSQVNAGRKNRLNIEIAGSKSNFEWCSERPNEMWIGKRESPNQQLMKDPALFTPEAAGLISFPGGHNEGFPDTSKQMFKEVYAAVAAGKQPENPSFPTFKDGYRELLICERIIESNQKQAWVKI comes from the coding sequence ATGACAAAAACAATCAAAGCAGCCATTGTAGGTACCGGCTTTATCGGACCTGCGCACTTGGAAGCCCTACGAAGAATCCCAAACATTGAAGTGATTGCGCTTTGTGAAGTAAACCAGGAATTGGCTGAGGAAAAGGCAAAACTTTTAGGAATTCCCCAAGCCTTTACTTTTGAGGAAATGCTCAAGCAACCGGAAATCGAGGTCGTCCACATCTGTACGCCTAACTTCCTTCATTACAACCAATCCAAGGCCGCACTGGAAGCCGGAAAACATGTGGTTTGTGAGAAACCCTTGGCCACCAAAATCGACGAGGCAGAAGCGCTGGTAGCCTTGGCCAAAGAAAAAGGCTTGGTAAATGCAGTGCACTTCAATTTACGGTATTACCCCATGGTCCGTCAGATGAAAACCATGCGGGAAAATGGTGAATTGGGAGATATTTACAGTATCATGGGCTCCTACTTGCAGGACTGGCTTTACCTCAACACCGATTATAACTGGAGGCTCGAGCCGGACAAATCAGGTGATTCCAGGGCCATTGCAGATATCGGTTCCCATTTATTGGACCTTACGGAGTATGTCACGGGACTCAAGATCACAGAGGTCATGGCGGATTTCAGCACCGTACACAAAACCAGGCTGAAACCTTTGAAGCCGATTGAGACATACTCTGGTAAAATGCTCCAAGAATCAGACTATGAAGAAGTGCCTATCAATACAGAGGACCATGCCACCGTCCTGCTGCGATTTGACAATGGCAATAAAGGATCGGTAACGGTGAGCCAAGTAAATGCAGGACGGAAAAACCGCCTGAATATTGAAATCGCAGGGTCGAAGTCCAATTTTGAGTGGTGCTCCGAACGACCAAATGAAATGTGGATAGGAAAACGTGAAAGCCCTAACCAGCAACTGATGAAAGACCCGGCACTTTTCACCCCTGAAGCAGCGGGACTGATCAGCTTTCCCGGTGGCCACAACGAAGGATTTCCCGATACCTCCAAACAAATGTTCAAGGAGGTCTATGCCGCCGTCGCAGCAGGAAAACAACCAGAAAATCCTTCCTTCCCGACTTTCAAAGATGGTTACAGGGAATTGTTGATTTGTGAGAGAATCATTGAAAGCAACCAAAAACAAGCGTGGGTAAAAATCTAA
- a CDS encoding DinB family protein, whose product MQSTPLMKPWDVHSLEKVNSLDKENLENSLAILSNMEVDQKVSYQLRGNQVFNHPVRDLLFQVINHTTYHRGQIAMEFRKCGLEPIMSEYIMHKMAGK is encoded by the coding sequence ATGCAGTCTACTCCCCTGATGAAGCCTTGGGATGTGCATTCGCTGGAGAAGGTTAACTCCCTGGACAAGGAAAATCTGGAAAACAGCCTCGCCATTCTTTCCAACATGGAGGTAGACCAAAAAGTATCCTATCAATTAAGGGGAAATCAAGTCTTCAACCATCCTGTTCGCGATTTACTTTTTCAGGTCATCAACCATACCACCTACCACAGGGGCCAAATCGCCATGGAATTCAGAAAATGCGGTTTGGAGCCTATTATGTCCGAATATATTATGCATAAAATGGCCGGGAAGTAA
- a CDS encoding TolB family protein: MKYALCLLFFLGTGVFARAQSSCDLILLETKKLFGNFSIIPGSAQKLTDREGYDNQPSFINNDQVAFSSIDENGNSDIIVYSFDTEEFMNMTRTTSKSEFSPRLTDCGQYISAVTVEEDSTQRLWLYPINFGEPELLYDDLSPVAYYAWYDNIAAMSLLGDPNKLVYPYSREQVAELAENVGNCIQTRPKTSEITYIDKGTSVVLNGKETFEIKSYDLEEKVAGNHGVALGQGDDFTWIDKNTLIMAQGQELFIKKINKSMEWEKIAAVSMPGYGAISRIAVSPRNDKLVLVMERK, translated from the coding sequence ATGAAATACGCGCTTTGCCTGCTATTTTTTTTAGGAACTGGAGTTTTTGCACGTGCACAATCCTCCTGTGACCTGATCCTACTCGAGACCAAAAAGCTGTTTGGCAACTTCAGCATCATTCCGGGAAGTGCCCAGAAATTAACGGACCGTGAAGGCTATGACAACCAACCTTCCTTCATCAATAACGACCAAGTGGCCTTTTCATCGATCGATGAAAACGGTAACAGTGATATCATCGTGTACAGCTTTGACACAGAAGAATTCATGAACATGACAAGGACCACGAGCAAAAGTGAGTTCTCACCGCGTTTGACAGATTGTGGGCAGTATATTTCTGCTGTGACCGTGGAAGAGGACAGTACCCAGCGGCTGTGGCTTTATCCGATCAATTTTGGAGAGCCTGAACTGCTCTATGATGACCTATCACCAGTCGCCTATTATGCATGGTACGATAACATCGCTGCCATGAGCCTTTTGGGAGATCCCAATAAACTGGTTTATCCCTATAGTCGTGAACAGGTGGCCGAATTGGCCGAGAACGTAGGAAATTGCATCCAAACAAGGCCTAAAACAAGCGAAATCACCTATATCGATAAAGGGACCAGTGTGGTGCTCAATGGAAAGGAAACCTTTGAAATCAAGTCATATGACCTTGAAGAAAAAGTAGCAGGCAACCACGGTGTGGCCCTCGGTCAAGGGGATGATTTCACCTGGATCGACAAAAACACCCTTATCATGGCACAGGGACAAGAACTCTTCATCAAGAAGATCAACAAAAGCATGGAATGGGAAAAAATCGCCGCCGTATCCATGCCGGGCTATGGGGCCATCAGCCGCATCGCTGTAAGCCCCCGAAATGATAAATTGGTTTTGGTGATGGAAAGGAAATAA
- a CDS encoding GlsB/YeaQ/YmgE family stress response membrane protein, whose translation MSFIWWIIFGLIAGALAKWIMPGKDPGGFIVTILIGIGGAFVGGYIGRALGFDSAGGSGLGWGLIWAIIGALIILYIWKKFIAPNFSK comes from the coding sequence ATGTCATTTATTTGGTGGATTATTTTTGGCTTGATAGCCGGAGCATTGGCAAAATGGATTATGCCCGGTAAGGATCCGGGAGGCTTTATTGTTACCATCTTGATCGGTATTGGAGGTGCCTTCGTGGGAGGTTATATCGGCCGGGCTTTGGGCTTTGATAGTGCCGGAGGAAGTGGTTTGGGTTGGGGGCTGATTTGGGCCATCATCGGAGCCCTGATCATTCTCTATATTTGGAAAAAATTTATTGCCCCTAATTTCTCAAAATGA
- a CDS encoding TM2 domain-containing protein translates to MANVLKHLPELEGMELGYIQGILKNMDDEQAGLFAQVYRARRKDSQMVLILALLGFFGFAGLHRFVLGQIGLGILYFFTLGLCWIGTIVDLVNYKSLAYEYNIKVAHETLSMMSYSAENTSTHEPKSNTDEA, encoded by the coding sequence ATGGCTAATGTATTAAAGCACCTTCCGGAGTTGGAAGGAATGGAATTGGGCTATATCCAAGGGATCCTCAAAAACATGGACGATGAGCAAGCGGGGCTTTTTGCCCAAGTATACCGAGCGAGAAGAAAAGACAGCCAGATGGTATTGATCTTGGCACTTTTGGGATTCTTCGGGTTTGCGGGACTTCACCGGTTTGTTTTGGGACAAATTGGCCTTGGTATTCTATATTTCTTTACGCTAGGACTATGCTGGATCGGTACCATTGTGGATTTGGTCAATTATAAAAGCTTGGCCTATGAATATAATATCAAGGTGGCGCATGAGACCCTTTCCATGATGTCTTATAGCGCAGAAAATACAAGTACCCATGAACCAAAATCCAATACTGATGAAGCATAA
- a CDS encoding DUF2752 domain-containing protein, with protein sequence MAGIEWCPGCGLGRSMKLFALGEFRQSFQMHPMGAFAWAVIPYRIFEIIRQLKTRLNYG encoded by the coding sequence ATGGCGGGGATCGAATGGTGCCCGGGATGTGGATTGGGAAGAAGCATGAAGCTGTTTGCCTTAGGAGAATTCCGGCAATCGTTTCAGATGCACCCGATGGGAGCATTTGCCTGGGCAGTAATTCCTTATAGGATATTTGAAATCATAAGACAACTAAAAACTAGACTTAATTATGGCTAA
- a CDS encoding pseudouridine synthase: MTELEILFEDEHYIAVNKPAGVMVHRSSIAKDDDPIYAMQVLRDQMGHHVYPLHRIDRPTSGVLWFARNPDVVPAFQEQFINQNIRKSYLTVVRGYTKEAKGIIDYPLRKNLKKELQEAQTEYERIGQVEIPFQSSPRHDTSRYSLVRAHPLTGRMHQIRRHLAHERNYIIGDNTHGDNRQNRFFRMHFHMHHMLLHARSTAFDHPITGAPVLVTAPLPDYFEKIVTTFGWKSLV, encoded by the coding sequence ATGACTGAACTTGAAATCCTCTTTGAAGACGAACATTACATCGCCGTAAACAAGCCCGCTGGCGTTATGGTCCACCGTTCCAGTATTGCAAAAGACGATGACCCGATATATGCCATGCAAGTACTGCGAGACCAAATGGGACATCATGTTTATCCACTCCACCGAATCGATCGGCCTACCTCAGGAGTATTGTGGTTTGCCCGAAACCCCGACGTGGTTCCGGCCTTTCAGGAGCAATTTATCAACCAGAACATCCGAAAATCCTACCTCACTGTAGTTCGGGGCTATACCAAAGAGGCTAAGGGCATCATCGATTATCCCTTGCGCAAAAACCTCAAAAAGGAACTCCAGGAAGCGCAAACGGAATATGAACGGATTGGCCAAGTGGAGATACCTTTCCAAAGCTCCCCACGTCATGACACCAGCCGTTATTCGCTCGTTCGGGCGCACCCCCTGACCGGACGTATGCACCAAATCAGACGACACCTTGCGCATGAGCGAAACTACATCATCGGCGACAACACCCATGGGGACAACCGTCAAAACCGGTTTTTCAGAATGCACTTTCACATGCACCACATGCTCTTGCATGCTCGGTCCACCGCCTTTGATCACCCGATCACCGGTGCACCTGTACTGGTGACGGCGCCCCTACCCGATTACTTTGAAAAAATCGTCACCACATTTGGTTGGAAATCCCTGGTTTAA
- a CDS encoding M28 family peptidase, producing the protein MKNHFIHATMVGLMLLPFSSNGQKALIDTSIEEKEAISHFRYLAADELKGRDAARPEINIAGRYIAEQFRKYGATPIDAENNYYQAVPLRLSAPPKSGEITLGETALIQGESMLVLDGESLEGDYEMVVAGYGLESDLEGKDVAGKILVVRVGGPEKMGPSQLFAAGRKKLALATEKGAVGLIEMYNLQNPPWPLLMGYLNKPQLMLADNQEPEDAGIPYIWAKDLNGELIKSIDEGKIEQAAVAIKGKDNKAISSNNIVAVVEGTDETLKDEFVMLSAHYDHIGVGTPNSQGDSIYNGARDNAVGTVAIINAAKYFAENPPKRSILLCAWTAEEKGLLGSAHFAEHPLVPLEKIIYNLNIDNGGYNDTSIITVIGLGRTTADYLIYEAVDEYGLSAKGDPSPEQGLYDRSDNVNFAKKGIPAPTFSLGFTAFDEEIMKYYHQAADQVDNFDLDYAMKYWKAYLLTAEKIANTEEKPAWEKGDKYEEAGKALYGGE; encoded by the coding sequence ATGAAGAACCATTTTATCCATGCCACGATGGTAGGCCTGATGCTTCTGCCTTTCTCCTCCAATGGCCAAAAAGCCCTTATTGATACGTCCATTGAAGAAAAGGAAGCCATATCGCATTTCCGGTACTTGGCAGCCGATGAACTCAAAGGAAGAGATGCCGCCCGACCAGAAATCAACATTGCCGGCAGGTACATCGCAGAACAATTCCGGAAATACGGTGCTACTCCCATTGATGCCGAAAACAATTACTATCAAGCGGTTCCTTTGCGGCTTTCCGCTCCACCAAAATCTGGAGAAATAACACTTGGTGAGACTGCATTGATACAAGGAGAATCCATGCTGGTGCTGGACGGAGAATCTTTGGAAGGTGATTATGAAATGGTGGTGGCCGGCTATGGACTGGAAAGTGATTTGGAAGGTAAGGATGTGGCCGGAAAAATCCTGGTTGTTCGTGTGGGTGGGCCCGAAAAAATGGGACCTTCTCAGTTGTTTGCGGCAGGAAGGAAAAAATTGGCGCTGGCCACGGAAAAAGGTGCTGTGGGCCTGATAGAGATGTACAATCTCCAGAATCCCCCTTGGCCATTATTAATGGGATACTTAAATAAACCGCAACTCATGTTGGCAGATAACCAAGAGCCCGAAGACGCCGGTATCCCTTACATTTGGGCAAAAGACCTGAATGGAGAACTTATCAAATCCATTGATGAAGGCAAAATTGAGCAGGCGGCAGTGGCGATTAAAGGAAAAGACAATAAAGCCATCAGCAGCAACAATATCGTGGCCGTGGTGGAAGGAACGGACGAAACCTTAAAGGATGAATTTGTGATGCTTTCTGCCCATTACGATCATATTGGAGTGGGCACGCCAAACAGCCAGGGAGATTCCATTTATAATGGTGCCCGGGACAATGCTGTCGGCACAGTAGCCATCATCAACGCGGCCAAGTACTTTGCCGAAAACCCGCCAAAGCGATCGATTTTACTATGTGCATGGACTGCTGAAGAAAAAGGACTCTTGGGATCGGCACACTTTGCGGAGCACCCTTTGGTTCCCTTAGAGAAAATCATCTATAACTTGAATATCGATAACGGCGGATACAATGACACCAGTATTATCACGGTCATTGGACTGGGTAGGACGACGGCTGATTATCTGATTTATGAGGCCGTGGATGAATATGGCCTGTCTGCAAAAGGCGATCCATCCCCAGAGCAAGGACTCTACGATCGCTCGGACAATGTAAACTTTGCCAAAAAAGGCATCCCAGCTCCCACGTTCAGTTTAGGCTTTACCGCTTTTGATGAAGAAATCATGAAATACTATCATCAAGCTGCCGACCAGGTAGATAATTTCGACTTGGACTATGCTATGAAGTATTGGAAAGCTTACCTGCTGACGGCGGAGAAAATTGCCAACACTGAAGAAAAACCGGCATGGGAAAAAGGCGACAAGTATGAAGAGGCAGGGAAAGCACTCTATGGTGGCGAGTAA
- a CDS encoding DUF4097 family beta strand repeat-containing protein, with protein sequence MKHNWINQVAALIFGAALLSACSYSGNMTVVSDIEEVFDGVQSVEIYGGPLEVTYEGRAGVTEVSLNAYLESNNPEGVEIHYEMEGDRLVIEWDQREGFGSWGNHRNKGFISVIGPKEMALKVKGGSGVVNVSNVIHDEVNISAGSGRVNASDLEVDDMRLTVSSGRLEGKNLKGNVTGKVSSGLMELHGVEGNVDAVGSSGKIEISDATGKVDVKITSGKIELRNIGELGKLIGSSGKIDAEESGLSENTEIKFSSGAIHIQTSDDLNDYNYELRASSGSVRVGNQRSGNSLHVNNNASQTVHGAVSSGSISIEN encoded by the coding sequence ATGAAGCATAACTGGATAAACCAAGTGGCGGCCCTGATCTTTGGGGCTGCACTGCTCAGTGCTTGCTCGTATTCCGGGAATATGACTGTCGTTTCAGACATCGAAGAGGTGTTTGATGGTGTACAGTCGGTTGAAATTTACGGTGGCCCTCTTGAGGTAACCTATGAAGGAAGGGCTGGTGTCACGGAAGTGTCATTAAATGCATACCTGGAATCAAATAACCCAGAAGGAGTGGAGATTCACTACGAAATGGAAGGAGACCGGTTGGTCATCGAGTGGGATCAGCGAGAGGGCTTCGGCAGCTGGGGCAACCATAGAAACAAAGGCTTCATTAGTGTCATCGGGCCAAAAGAAATGGCACTTAAGGTAAAAGGCGGGTCTGGAGTCGTCAATGTTTCCAATGTGATCCATGATGAAGTGAATATTTCTGCCGGCTCAGGAAGGGTGAATGCTTCAGACCTGGAGGTGGACGATATGCGTCTTACAGTGAGCTCAGGTAGATTAGAGGGAAAAAACCTTAAAGGAAATGTTACCGGAAAGGTTTCTTCTGGTCTGATGGAGCTACATGGCGTGGAAGGAAATGTCGATGCAGTAGGAAGTAGTGGAAAGATCGAAATTTCCGATGCTACAGGTAAAGTCGATGTCAAAATCACCTCTGGAAAAATCGAATTGCGAAACATTGGTGAGCTGGGCAAACTGATCGGCTCTTCAGGAAAGATTGATGCGGAGGAATCAGGCTTGAGTGAAAATACTGAAATTAAATTTAGTTCTGGAGCGATCCATATCCAGACCTCCGATGATCTGAATGACTACAATTATGAACTTCGGGCAAGCAGTGGAAGTGTCCGTGTCGGTAATCAGCGAAGTGGAAATAGTTTGCACGTCAATAACAATGCTTCCCAAACGGTGCACGGCGCGGTGAGCTCTGGAAGTATCAGTATTGAGAATTAA
- the tyrS gene encoding tyrosine--tRNA ligase, with protein MNNFIEELRWRGMVQDMTPELEEHLNKGITSAYLGFDPTADSLHIGHLVGVMTLLHFQRSGHKPIALVGGATGMIGDPSFKSAERNLLDKETLDSNIAGIQKQLGKFLNFADDKANRAELVNNYDWMAEFSFLEFIRDVGKHITVNYMMAKDSVKRRLEEGNGLSFTEFTYQLIQGYDFYHLWKNKNCTMQLGGSDQWGNIVTGTELIRRKEGGSAYALTVPLITKADGSKFGKTEGGSVWLDPDKTSPYAFYQFWLNVSDEDASKYIRIFTTLDKETIEKLEKDHAEAPHLRILQKEIAKEITIMVHSEKEYEMAVKASSILFGKSSTEDLAALDERTFLQVFEGVDQVELTMEAYKETTGILDLLGDKGQGVIFNSKGEARKMIQGGGVSINKNKLSDPQATTEGLELLQGKYLLVQKGKKNYFIIKIIN; from the coding sequence ATGAACAACTTTATTGAAGAGCTGCGATGGCGAGGCATGGTCCAGGACATGACTCCGGAATTGGAAGAACACCTAAATAAGGGCATTACCTCAGCCTATTTGGGCTTTGATCCCACAGCAGATTCTTTGCACATAGGGCACTTAGTGGGCGTGATGACCCTTCTTCACTTCCAACGTTCGGGCCATAAGCCAATCGCGCTGGTGGGAGGTGCCACAGGCATGATCGGTGACCCTTCTTTCAAATCAGCCGAGCGAAACCTCTTGGACAAGGAAACGCTGGACAGCAACATCGCGGGTATCCAGAAGCAACTTGGGAAATTCCTGAACTTTGCGGATGATAAAGCGAACAGAGCTGAATTGGTAAACAATTATGACTGGATGGCTGAATTTTCATTCCTGGAGTTTATCAGGGACGTGGGCAAACACATCACCGTAAACTACATGATGGCCAAGGACAGCGTAAAGCGAAGGCTTGAGGAAGGCAATGGCCTCTCCTTTACGGAATTCACCTACCAGCTCATCCAGGGGTACGATTTTTACCATCTGTGGAAAAATAAAAACTGCACCATGCAGCTAGGGGGCTCTGACCAGTGGGGAAATATCGTCACAGGTACGGAACTGATCAGGAGAAAAGAAGGTGGCAGCGCCTATGCGCTAACGGTTCCTTTGATCACCAAGGCAGACGGTTCCAAATTCGGAAAAACAGAAGGCGGCAGTGTATGGTTGGATCCTGACAAGACTTCTCCTTATGCATTTTACCAATTTTGGCTGAATGTCTCCGATGAAGACGCTTCCAAGTACATCAGAATCTTTACTACGCTGGACAAGGAAACCATCGAAAAGCTGGAAAAGGACCATGCGGAAGCACCACACCTGAGAATTCTCCAAAAGGAAATCGCCAAAGAGATAACCATTATGGTCCATTCCGAGAAAGAGTATGAAATGGCGGTAAAAGCCTCTTCGATCCTTTTTGGCAAATCCTCTACCGAGGACTTGGCGGCATTGGACGAACGTACTTTCCTTCAGGTTTTTGAAGGCGTCGACCAAGTGGAACTGACCATGGAAGCCTACAAAGAAACGACCGGCATCCTAGACCTTCTCGGTGATAAAGGCCAAGGCGTTATATTTAATTCAAAAGGTGAAGCCCGTAAAATGATCCAAGGCGGTGGCGTGAGCATTAACAAAAATAAGCTCTCTGATCCACAAGCCACCACTGAAGGACTGGAACTCCTGCAAGGCAAATACCTTCTCGTCCAAAAAGGCAAAAAGAATTATTTTATCATTAAAATAATCAATTAA
- a CDS encoding rhodanese-like domain-containing protein — protein sequence MEDITVEELKERLDNKEEFPFVDVREEWEYEEDNLGALNIPLGQLAASLDELEEYKDQELVVHCRSGARSANAKKFLETKGYTKVRNVLGGIMAYRELEEE from the coding sequence ATGGAAGACATTACGGTAGAAGAACTAAAGGAAAGATTAGACAATAAAGAGGAATTCCCGTTTGTAGACGTTAGGGAAGAATGGGAATACGAAGAAGACAACCTAGGAGCCCTGAACATCCCTTTGGGTCAATTGGCTGCTTCTTTGGATGAGCTGGAAGAATATAAAGACCAGGAATTGGTCGTGCACTGCCGATCAGGCGCCAGAAGTGCAAACGCCAAAAAATTCCTGGAAACCAAAGGATACACCAAGGTACGAAATGTCTTGGGCGGCATCATGGCTTACAGGGAACTGGAAGAAGAATAA
- a CDS encoding GSCFA domain-containing protein, giving the protein MSTFRSELIIEENPTKINKEAKIMSLGSGFSSMMAQNLRQYGLDVISNPFGRIYNPISLFQHIELLGKHTELDASLLTEYEGNWNHFQYNFLRRQASEGELMENIKKQVDTMQERFKKQEFLMINLGTAYVFRHLESKKVVANCHKAPQEQFEKELLTPDKILEAFRHIYPQLNHIKNIIFVLSPVMHTKDTITLNCVSKSVLRVAIHQIVNEFPEVKYFPAYELQISDLRDYRFYERDLLQPNDLAIEYITSKFNEAYFEPKLLEAASKMDDILQTLNNLPYNPQSRDYVFEVNQAISKLKQLDNFLDPRKAVEQLESRLKRE; this is encoded by the coding sequence ATGAGCACCTTTAGAAGTGAATTGATCATAGAAGAAAACCCAACAAAAATCAATAAAGAAGCCAAGATCATGTCACTGGGTTCAGGATTTTCATCGATGATGGCCCAGAACCTCCGGCAATATGGACTGGATGTCATCAGTAATCCCTTTGGTCGAATATATAACCCTATAAGCCTTTTTCAACATATCGAATTATTGGGTAAACACACTGAACTGGATGCTTCCTTACTGACCGAGTATGAAGGAAACTGGAATCATTTTCAGTACAATTTTTTAAGGAGGCAAGCTTCCGAAGGGGAGCTGATGGAGAACATTAAAAAGCAGGTGGATACCATGCAAGAGCGCTTTAAGAAGCAGGAGTTTTTAATGATCAATTTGGGGACAGCCTATGTGTTCAGACACCTGGAATCCAAAAAAGTGGTGGCCAATTGTCACAAGGCTCCTCAAGAGCAGTTCGAGAAAGAACTGCTGACACCGGACAAAATACTAGAAGCCTTTAGGCATATTTATCCGCAGCTGAACCATATCAAAAACATTATTTTCGTGCTCAGCCCGGTGATGCACACCAAGGATACGATTACATTGAACTGTGTCAGCAAATCGGTTTTACGTGTGGCCATACACCAGATTGTCAATGAATTTCCAGAAGTGAAATATTTTCCTGCTTACGAATTACAAATCAGTGATTTGAGGGATTATCGTTTTTATGAACGTGACCTGTTGCAACCCAATGATCTGGCCATTGAATACATTACGTCTAAGTTCAATGAGGCTTATTTTGAGCCAAAATTATTGGAAGCTGCCAGTAAGATGGATGATATCCTCCAAACACTGAACAATTTGCCCTATAATCCCCAGAGCAGGGATTATGTTTTTGAAGTCAACCAAGCGATCAGCAAACTAAAGCAGCTGGATAATTTCTTGGATCCCCGAAAAGCTGTAGAGCAGCTTGAAAGCAGGTTAAAGCGGGAGTAA
- a CDS encoding methylated-DNA--[protein]-cysteine S-methyltransferase translates to MKDQEIITYKRVAEALNYLQNNFQRQPTLDEIADTVHLSPYHFQRIFTEWAGVSPKKFLQYISIGHAKKILSQPASTLSEASLETGLSGTGRLHDLFVNIEGMTPGEYKNGGENLGIDYQFFTTPFGRALVAATAKGICHLSFVEDDDHALQHLHSQFHKATFTKQPSPHHHEAMKIFHQDWHQMDTIKLHLKGSDFQLKVWECLLKIPQGNLSTYGHVAQHIHQPKAARAVGTAIGSNPVAFLIPCHRVIQASGVIGGYMWGTLRKKAIIGWEAAAADRKG, encoded by the coding sequence ATGAAAGACCAGGAAATCATCACATACAAGCGTGTTGCGGAAGCGCTAAACTACCTGCAAAACAATTTCCAGCGACAGCCAACGCTGGATGAAATAGCGGATACTGTCCATCTCAGCCCCTATCATTTCCAGCGGATTTTCACCGAATGGGCCGGAGTAAGTCCAAAAAAATTCTTGCAGTACATCAGTATCGGCCATGCCAAAAAAATCCTCAGCCAGCCTGCTTCTACCCTATCGGAAGCTTCACTGGAAACGGGACTTTCCGGCACTGGGCGGTTACATGACCTGTTTGTGAACATTGAAGGCATGACGCCAGGGGAATATAAAAATGGGGGAGAAAATTTGGGCATCGATTACCAATTCTTCACGACACCATTTGGCAGGGCATTGGTGGCGGCAACCGCAAAAGGGATATGTCATTTGAGCTTTGTGGAAGATGATGATCATGCCCTCCAGCACCTTCATTCCCAATTCCACAAGGCTACATTTACCAAACAGCCCTCCCCTCATCATCACGAGGCCATGAAAATTTTCCATCAGGATTGGCACCAGATGGACACAATCAAACTTCATCTAAAAGGCTCTGATTTTCAGCTTAAAGTATGGGAATGTCTCTTGAAAATCCCTCAAGGGAACCTCAGCACTTACGGCCACGTCGCCCAACACATTCACCAGCCCAAAGCAGCCAGGGCAGTTGGCACGGCCATTGGCAGCAATCCGGTCGCCTTTCTGATCCCCTGTCACCGCGTCATCCAAGCATCGGGAGTAATTGGGGGATACATGTGGGGAACGCTCAGAAAAAAAGCCATCATAGGTTGGGAAGCTGCCGCCGCGGACCGAAAAGGATGA